GCGGCGGAGGCCTCCCGGATGCCCGCGAGCTCCGCGATGTGCGTGTAGAGCGGGGCCTCGGGGTCGAACCGGTCCACTGATCCGGCGACCTCCCCGGTGAGGAGGCGCTGCTCGGTGAACTCCGGCACCTGGCTCGCGAACATCGACTGCCGGGCGTCCTTGTCCGTGCCACCGAGGTCGCCGTCGCCGACGAAGCCCTGCTCGTCGCCGTAATAGACGACCGGCTGCCCGCGCGTCAGGTACATGAGCGAGTGCGCCAGCTCCGAGCGCCGCAGCGCGTCGCCGGAGTCCTTGACCATGTGCCCGATCCGGCCCATGTCGTGGTTGCCCAGGAACGTGGGCAGCGCCGCCGCGCTGGTGTCGGCGGTCGTGTACCTGTCGTCGCTCGCGAACAGGGCGCGCAGCCCGGTGGCCGAGAAGCCGCGCGCGTAGCTCGACGCGCCGGCCTGGAAGGCGAAGTCGAGCACCGCGTTCATGTCGGTGTCGCGCATGTAGGGCGCCAGGAGCGCCGCGTCCGCGTCGTACACCTCGCCGAACATGAAGAAGTCCGGCTTGCCGTTCGCGTGCGCGTAGTCCAGGACGCGGGCGGTCCACTGCTCCCAGAACTCCCGGTTCACGTGCTTGGCGGTGTCGATGCGGAAGCCGTCGATCCCCAGGTCGATCCACTCGTCGTAGACGTCCACGAAGCCGTCCACGACCGTCGGGTGCTCGGTCATGAGGTCGTCGAGCCCGGAGAAGTCGCCGTGCGTGACGGACTCCCCCGTCCAGGTCGAGTCCCCGCGGTTGTGGTAGAGCGTCGGGTCGTTCAGCCAGGCCGGGACCTTGAGGTCCGCGTCCTCGGGGGCGATGACCGGGGTGTACGGGAACGACGTCAGCGGGTCCAGCGTCGGGAACGGGCCGCCGTCGGCGTGGTCGGCCGGGTCGAACGGGACGCCCGCCGCGTCGGTGTACGGGCGTGTGGCCTGGTCCACGTAGGCGTACGTCTGCTCGGCGTAGTCGATGACGTCGGCGGTGTGGTTGGTGATGATGTCGAAGTAGACCTTGATGTCCCGGGCGTGGGCGTCGGCGATGAGGGCCTCGAGCTCGGCGTTGGTGCCCAGGTGCGGGTCGATCTGCGTGAAGTCGGTGATCCAGTACCCGTGGTACCCGGCCGAGACGCTGGCGCCTGTCCCCTGCACCGGGCGGTTGACGAAGGACGGGGTGAGCCAGATCGCCGTGGCGCCCAGGCCCTCGATGTAGTCGAGGCGGTCGCGCAGGCCCGCGAGGTCGCCGCCGTGGTAGAAGCTCTTGTCCGTCGGGTCGAGGCCGGTGGCGAGCCGGTCGCCGGTGCGTCCGCCGGTGTCGTTGGACGGGTCGCCGTTGGCGAAACGGTCGGTCATCACGAAGTAGAAGCTCTCGCCGGCGCCGCTGTCCCGGGCGGGCGCGGTGACGATCGCGTCGTCCCCGGGGCCGGGCCCGCCGGACAGCTCGACGGGCGCCAGCGCCACCCGGTGCGTGGCGTCGTCGAAGGTGAACCGCAGCGTCGCTGGGCCGGCCACCACGAGCGGGATGTTCTCGGAGCCGCCGTCGAGCCCGTACGCCTCGTCCCAGGAGCCGTTCACCGCGACCTTGTACTCGTGACTGCCTGCCGGGACGGTGAACTCGGCGCTGTGCACCCCCACGGCGTCGGTGGGCGCCAGCTCGGTGGCGGCGCAGTCCGGCTGCCAGTCGGCCGCGCATCCCAGCTCGTCCTGGAGGCTCCCCACGAGCGTGAACGTCCGAGGCTCGGCGGCTGCGCTGCCCGTCGGGGGCGGCACGACTCCGAGCACCGCGACCGCGCCGACGGCGAGGAGGATGGCGGCCCTGCGGGGGCGGGTGTGGACCGTGGCCATGTCCGACTCCTTCGTCGCCGCACAACGCTGTGCGGAAGCCGACGCATCGCGGAAGGGGTGCGTCGAGCCGAACGTACCGATTGCCGCAAATTTCAGCAACCGTGCGGATTGCCCGGATCAGCGACGCGTCGCCCCCGTGCGCAAACCCTCCACCAGCGCCTGGAGCGCAGGCTCGTCGCCCGCCGGGACGTCGACCTCGACGACCTTGTCGCGGCTCGTCGCCCCCGTCACCAGCGAGACCGCCCGGCGCCGCACGCCACACGCCTCGGCCACCGCCGCGAGCGCCGCCTCCGTCGCGGCGCCCTCGACGGCGCGCGACTGCACCGCGACCACCAGGCGATCACCGTGCAGCCCGCCCACACGGGTGCGCGACGCGCCCGGCTTGACCCTGATCGCGACCCGCACACGCACCTC
The sequence above is a segment of the Cellulomonas chengniuliangii genome. Coding sequences within it:
- a CDS encoding DUF167 domain-containing protein — translated: MRVAIRVKPGASRTRVGGLHGDRLVVAVQSRAVEGAATEAALAAVAEACGVRRRAVSLVTGATSRDKVVEVDVPAGDEPALQALVEGLRTGATRR